A single window of Fischerella sp. PCC 9605 DNA harbors:
- a CDS encoding pilus assembly FimT family protein, whose protein sequence is MMLQNYYSHKLIKRLKHLQLKAICDVFIHRQDHAGYTLIEIIVVVLMVGILAAIVSPTWFAFVNRQRVNKANDAVLAALQEAQREAKKKKLSYSVSFKHEDGIPKILIHDGKVPPASGWKNLGEDMGFKSGQIALYTNLDTKFQEDATSANKKASAKVDYQKSGSGTITFDYMGTVPDVNLGTAGGSSDQLGFKIAVATPKTGSYEATNVRRCVILDTLIGGMRTAKDKECE, encoded by the coding sequence ATGATGTTACAAAACTATTATTCACATAAACTAATAAAAAGATTAAAACACCTACAACTAAAAGCTATATGTGATGTCTTCATCCATCGACAAGATCATGCAGGCTATACCTTAATAGAGATTATTGTTGTAGTACTCATGGTAGGAATTTTAGCAGCAATAGTTAGCCCTACCTGGTTTGCCTTTGTTAACAGACAGAGGGTAAATAAAGCTAACGATGCTGTTTTAGCAGCACTACAAGAAGCCCAGCGAGAAGCTAAGAAGAAAAAATTAAGCTATAGTGTGAGCTTTAAACATGAAGACGGGATTCCCAAAATATTAATTCATGATGGTAAGGTTCCACCTGCTTCTGGATGGAAGAATTTAGGTGAAGATATGGGATTTAAATCAGGTCAAATAGCTTTGTATACTAACCTTGACACTAAATTTCAGGAAGATGCCACTAGTGCTAACAAAAAAGCCTCTGCAAAAGTCGATTATCAAAAATCAGGAAGTGGGACTATCACTTTTGATTACATGGGAACTGTTCCTGATGTGAATTTGGGAACTGCCGGTGGTTCCTCAGATCAACTTGGTTTCAAAATCGCTGTTGCTACTCCTAAAACCGGAAGTTATGAAGCTACAAATGTTAGGCGATGCGTGATTTTAGATACTCTCATTGGTGGAATGCGTACAGCAAAAGATAAAGAATGTGAATAG
- the hpsE gene encoding hormogonium polysaccharide biosynthesis glycosyltransferase HpsE, with protein MNEEYLDFTVAIPTYNGESRLPKLLDLLQNQINTEHLSWEIIVVDNNSTDNTADVVKTYQANWQCPYSLKYCFEAQQGAAHARQRAVEKAKGKFIGFLDDDNYPASNWVAAAYTFGQAHPHVGAYGSQVHGDFEVEPPENFEKIACFLAITERGTEPHRYEPQLKILPPGAGLVVRKQAWCQTVPKRLFLNHKGREALLASEDLEAVLHIQLGGWEIWYNPEMHIYHQIPAWRLQREYLIRLFRCVGLSRHHLRMLRTQPWLRPLASLGYFINDLRKITLILLKYRSSIQSDLIVSCEMELLVNSLFSPFYLIAKRLFHDYLLVFSQS; from the coding sequence ATGAATGAAGAATACCTAGATTTTACCGTAGCCATACCAACTTATAACGGTGAAAGTCGCTTGCCAAAATTATTAGATCTACTGCAAAATCAAATTAATACCGAACATCTTTCTTGGGAAATTATTGTTGTAGATAATAACAGCACTGATAATACAGCCGATGTTGTTAAGACTTATCAAGCAAATTGGCAATGCCCTTATTCTTTAAAGTACTGCTTTGAAGCTCAACAAGGAGCAGCACACGCTAGACAACGGGCAGTTGAGAAAGCTAAGGGTAAATTTATAGGTTTTCTTGATGATGATAATTATCCAGCATCCAACTGGGTGGCAGCAGCGTATACATTTGGGCAAGCGCATCCCCATGTAGGAGCATATGGTAGCCAAGTTCACGGTGATTTTGAAGTTGAACCTCCAGAAAACTTTGAGAAGATAGCTTGTTTTTTAGCCATCACTGAACGGGGTACAGAACCTCATAGATACGAACCACAATTAAAGATATTACCTCCAGGAGCTGGCTTGGTTGTTCGTAAACAAGCTTGGTGTCAAACAGTTCCTAAACGTCTTTTTTTAAATCACAAGGGTAGAGAAGCACTGTTAGCAAGTGAAGATTTAGAAGCAGTGCTACATATTCAGTTGGGTGGTTGGGAAATTTGGTATAACCCAGAAATGCATATTTACCATCAAATTCCAGCATGGCGTTTGCAAAGAGAATACTTAATTCGTTTATTTCGCTGTGTTGGCTTAAGTCGTCATCACCTCCGTATGCTCAGAACGCAACCTTGGTTACGACCTCTAGCGAGTCTGGGGTATTTTATCAATGACTTACGCAAAATTACACTTATTTTACTTAAGTATAGAAGTTCTATTCAAAGCGATTTAATTGTTTCCTGTGAAATGGAACTTTTAGTTAATAGTTTGTTCAGCCCTTTCTATCTGATTGCAAAAAGATTATTTCATGATTATTTATTAGTTTTTTCTCAATCTTGA
- the hpsE gene encoding hormogonium polysaccharide biosynthesis glycosyltransferase HpsE yields the protein MIENQPLDFTLAIPTYNGEKLLPNLLENLCSQIGVEDLKWEIIIVDNNSTDNTAAMIRNYQTNWQINCQLRYFLETEQGAAFARLRAVSEAKGELIGFLDDDNLPASDWIVQAVAFAKEYPHAGAFGGQIHGDFEIQPPENFARIQSFLAIRERGEKPNLYDPINLSLPPAAAFVIRRKVWCDNVPSRPFLTGKVPGKMVQGDDYEPLLYIHKAGWEIWYNPAMHTYHQIPHWRLKNDYLLSLARGCGLCICHLRLINAQNWQKPIIFLRIILGNLRRLLQHIIKYRRQLQNDAIALVEMEFYLSSMLSPFYFLKTLIWK from the coding sequence ATGATTGAGAATCAACCCTTAGATTTTACTTTAGCAATTCCTACGTATAACGGGGAAAAATTATTACCTAATCTATTGGAAAATTTATGTTCACAAATTGGAGTAGAAGACCTGAAATGGGAAATTATTATTGTTGATAATAATAGTACCGACAACACAGCCGCAATGATTCGTAATTACCAAACTAATTGGCAGATTAATTGTCAGTTAAGGTATTTTCTGGAAACCGAACAAGGAGCCGCCTTTGCAAGATTACGTGCTGTAAGTGAAGCTAAAGGTGAGCTGATTGGGTTTTTAGATGACGATAATCTACCTGCATCTGATTGGATTGTACAAGCTGTTGCTTTTGCCAAAGAATATCCTCACGCGGGAGCTTTTGGTGGTCAAATACACGGTGATTTTGAAATCCAGCCACCAGAAAATTTTGCTAGAATCCAAAGCTTTTTGGCTATAAGAGAACGCGGAGAAAAACCAAATTTATACGATCCAATAAATTTAAGTCTTCCTCCAGCAGCAGCGTTTGTTATTCGTAGAAAAGTCTGGTGTGATAATGTTCCTAGCCGTCCCTTTTTAACCGGAAAAGTTCCAGGGAAAATGGTGCAGGGTGATGATTATGAACCATTGCTTTATATACACAAGGCAGGCTGGGAAATTTGGTACAATCCAGCCATGCATACTTATCATCAAATTCCACATTGGCGATTAAAAAACGATTATTTACTATCTTTAGCTCGTGGTTGTGGTTTGTGTATTTGTCATCTGCGCTTGATCAATGCTCAAAACTGGCAAAAACCAATAATCTTCCTTAGAATTATTCTGGGTAACTTGCGTCGATTATTACAGCATATTATTAAGTATAGGAGGCAATTACAAAATGATGCGATCGCACTTGTGGAAATGGAATTTTACTTGAGTAGTATGCTAAGTCCTTTTTATTTTTTAAAAACACTGATATGGAAGTGA
- a CDS encoding glycosyltransferase codes for MPLISIIIPTYNSEKTIKYTIESVLEQTLTDYELIVINDGSSDSTLDIVSQFHDLRIKVFSYPHQGANVSRNLGLAHATGEFISFLDADDLWTSDKLASQMKALQENPQTSVAYSWTDYIDEKGEFLLAGTHINANGDVYEQLLVNNFLENGSNPLIRKEALIKLGGFDENLSAGQDWDMWLRLAREFSFVAVPKVQILYRKSSNSLSSNLARQEKACLKVLDKAYNGSSKDLQHLRKQSLTNLYKYLTCKAMDKPFNRRKGLAAARFLWKYVINNSSRIYSTKLTLKLLFKIVFIMILPSNLSTALLTGIKTKTKKLNKS; via the coding sequence ATGCCACTTATTTCTATAATTATCCCAACTTACAATAGCGAGAAGACTATTAAATATACAATAGAATCGGTTTTGGAACAAACTTTGACAGACTATGAGTTAATTGTAATTAACGATGGCTCATCTGACTCAACATTAGATATAGTTTCCCAATTTCATGACCTTAGGATAAAAGTATTTTCCTATCCTCACCAGGGGGCAAATGTTAGCCGTAATCTTGGTCTGGCTCATGCAACTGGAGAATTTATTAGTTTCTTAGATGCAGATGACTTATGGACATCTGATAAACTTGCTAGTCAGATGAAGGCATTGCAAGAAAACCCTCAAACAAGTGTTGCTTATAGTTGGACTGATTATATAGATGAGAAAGGTGAATTCTTGCTTGCAGGCACACATATTAATGCAAATGGAGATGTGTATGAACAGCTATTAGTGAACAATTTTTTAGAGAATGGTTCTAATCCTTTGATTCGTAAAGAGGCTCTAATTAAATTAGGTGGATTTGATGAAAACTTGAGTGCCGGTCAGGATTGGGATATGTGGCTGCGATTAGCAAGAGAATTCAGTTTCGTTGCTGTACCTAAAGTTCAGATACTATATCGAAAAAGTTCTAATTCCCTGTCTTCTAATCTTGCCAGACAAGAAAAAGCCTGCCTGAAAGTACTTGATAAGGCGTATAATGGTAGTTCAAAAGATTTACAACATCTTCGCAAACAGAGCCTTACTAACCTGTACAAATACCTGACTTGTAAAGCAATGGATAAGCCATTCAATCGACGAAAAGGTTTAGCTGCGGCTAGATTTTTATGGAAATATGTCATCAACAATTCTTCAAGAATATATAGTACAAAATTAACGTTAAAACTCTTATTTAAAATAGTATTTATCATGATACTACCCTCTAATTTATCGACAGCATTATTAACTGGCATAAAGACGAAAACGAAGAAACTGAATAAGTCATAA
- a CDS encoding prepilin-type N-terminal cleavage/methylation domain-containing protein, protein MSNYAKNFFKNSSISGFTLLETLVVILAIGILAAIALPNWLAFVDIQRLNAAQSEVYSAMRQAQSQAIKEKLTWQASFREQNGIVKWTVHQAEAGKFIPDGVSANDKLWHNFDKNIRIDQEQNKKGKYETTLRKQSSQQAWRVIFNYQGCPVYEVGNECLHTSLQALGQITLYSQNGGKAKRCVYVSTILGAMRMGKEHTQANNNDKYCY, encoded by the coding sequence ATGTCTAATTATGCAAAAAATTTTTTTAAAAATAGCTCTATTAGCGGCTTCACGCTGCTGGAGACGCTGGTAGTAATTTTAGCAATTGGTATATTAGCTGCGATCGCCCTACCTAACTGGCTGGCTTTTGTAGACATTCAACGCCTCAACGCTGCTCAAAGTGAAGTCTACAGCGCCATGCGCCAAGCCCAAAGCCAAGCAATCAAGGAAAAATTGACCTGGCAAGCTAGCTTTCGCGAACAAAACGGTATTGTTAAGTGGACAGTTCATCAAGCTGAAGCAGGTAAATTCATTCCTGATGGTGTCAGTGCCAACGATAAGCTATGGCATAACTTTGATAAAAATATTCGCATCGATCAAGAACAAAACAAGAAAGGTAAATACGAGACAACTTTACGAAAGCAATCTTCACAACAAGCTTGGCGAGTGATTTTTAACTACCAAGGTTGTCCCGTTTATGAAGTTGGAAATGAATGTCTCCATACATCACTACAAGCACTAGGACAGATAACCTTGTACAGTCAAAACGGTGGTAAAGCCAAACGCTGTGTCTACGTTTCGACGATTTTAGGGGCGATGCGAATGGGAAAAGAGCATACCCAAGCCAACAACAATGATAAATACTGCTATTAA
- a CDS encoding TIGR04282 family arsenosugar biosynthesis glycosyltransferase produces MVKSPKIAKQHLIIFTRYPEPGKTKTRLIPALGTEGAAELQRQMTEHTLFQVQQLQKTTTVSVEVRFAGGNFELMQNWLGIGLVYQSQGEGDLGKRMERSLLNAFVAGAQSVVIIGTDCPGVNAQILAKAFVELQQCDLVLGPAIDGGYYLIGLRRPVPELFININWGTVQVLKQTVDIAHQLNLSIIYLPTLADVDRPEDLLIWEKAIAGE; encoded by the coding sequence GTGGTGAAATCACCAAAAATCGCGAAACAGCACCTGATTATTTTTACTCGCTATCCGGAACCAGGCAAGACAAAAACGCGACTCATACCCGCTTTGGGAACTGAAGGTGCTGCTGAACTCCAGCGCCAAATGACTGAACATACGCTATTTCAGGTTCAACAATTGCAAAAGACAACTACTGTTTCTGTAGAAGTGCGGTTTGCTGGTGGCAATTTTGAACTGATGCAAAATTGGTTGGGGATTGGTTTAGTTTATCAGTCTCAGGGTGAAGGGGATTTAGGGAAGCGGATGGAGCGATCGCTCTTGAATGCTTTTGTTGCAGGCGCACAATCTGTAGTCATTATCGGCACTGATTGCCCTGGTGTTAATGCCCAGATTCTCGCAAAAGCCTTTGTAGAACTCCAGCAATGTGACCTTGTGCTTGGCCCAGCAATTGATGGTGGTTATTACTTGATTGGTTTGCGGCGTCCTGTTCCAGAATTATTCATTAACATAAATTGGGGAACTGTTCAAGTATTAAAACAAACTGTAGACATTGCCCATCAACTTAATTTATCAATAATTTACTTGCCGACATTAGCCGATGTTGACCGTCCAGAGGATCTGTTAATTTGGGAAAAAGCTATTGCTGGGGAGTAG
- the hpsJ-B gene encoding hormogonium polysaccharide biosynthesis protein HpsJ yields MNNNFAAVTAARTLKVVGIILILSFLLDFVILLFPFQPTNRLWQIELATALVDRGIVPLVGLAMLFGGYWADTVNDGRPSGIDLRFPGLVLSCILGLMFLLIFPLHLNNVRQASVQRVEQINKDAEQAETQLQNQLSQVQAQLSNEQIKAELEKQKNQVKAQFSELLKDEQKYQQALNNPNLPPAVKDLLKKAKANPQELDKFIAQQSDPEQLAKQRLQKIRQDKEEAEKQAKERAWKSGLRIGMSSLLLSIGYIIIGWTGLRTMGAAQGNIGKATAR; encoded by the coding sequence ATGAATAACAATTTTGCTGCTGTTACTGCTGCCCGTACACTGAAGGTGGTCGGGATAATTTTAATTTTGTCCTTTTTGCTTGACTTCGTGATTTTGTTGTTTCCTTTCCAACCAACCAATCGTCTATGGCAAATAGAGTTGGCAACAGCTTTGGTTGATCGAGGAATTGTGCCCTTGGTGGGTTTGGCTATGTTATTTGGTGGGTATTGGGCTGATACTGTTAATGATGGTCGCCCGTCTGGTATAGATTTAAGATTCCCAGGGTTGGTATTATCCTGTATCTTGGGTTTGATGTTCTTGCTAATTTTTCCTCTGCACCTCAACAATGTACGTCAAGCTAGTGTTCAAAGAGTAGAGCAAATCAACAAAGATGCAGAACAAGCAGAAACCCAACTGCAAAACCAGCTATCACAAGTGCAAGCTCAATTGAGTAACGAACAAATCAAAGCGGAGTTAGAAAAACAGAAAAACCAAGTTAAAGCTCAATTTAGCGAACTGCTCAAAGATGAGCAGAAATATCAGCAAGCACTTAATAATCCTAACCTTCCCCCTGCTGTAAAAGACCTACTCAAGAAGGCTAAAGCAAATCCCCAAGAACTAGATAAATTTATTGCCCAGCAAAGCGATCCGGAGCAACTTGCCAAGCAGCGACTCCAGAAAATTCGTCAGGATAAGGAAGAAGCTGAAAAACAAGCTAAAGAAAGAGCATGGAAATCTGGACTGCGAATTGGGATGAGCAGTTTGTTATTGTCCATCGGATACATTATCATCGGCTGGACAGGATTAAGAACTATGGGTGCTGCACAAGGTAATATAGGCAAAGCTACTGCACGTTAG
- a CDS encoding glycosyltransferase family 2 protein — MFSIYILTYNEELDISACIESAMLSDDIIVVDSCSSDRTVEFASHYPIRVVQHAFESHGRQRTWMLENIPPKYEWVYILEADERMTPELFAECEQAIHNPNYIGYYVAERVIFMNTWIRRSTQYPRYQLRLFHHGKVWFADYGHTEREVCDGATSFLKETYPHYTCSKGLNRWIEKHNRYSSDEARETLYQLENGNVNWWHLFFGSSEVERRRALKDLSLRLPARPLLRFLYMYFILGGCLDGRAGLAWCTLQAFYEYLILLKVWEMKHMPTPSLDTVISH; from the coding sequence ATGTTCTCAATTTACATATTGACTTATAACGAAGAACTAGATATATCTGCTTGTATTGAGTCAGCAATGCTCTCAGATGACATTATTGTTGTGGACTCATGCAGTAGCGATCGCACTGTGGAATTTGCCAGTCACTATCCTATCCGCGTCGTTCAACACGCTTTTGAAAGCCACGGCCGTCAACGCACCTGGATGCTAGAAAATATACCTCCGAAATACGAATGGGTCTACATTCTTGAAGCTGACGAACGCATGACGCCAGAACTGTTCGCTGAATGCGAACAGGCAATTCACAATCCAAACTATATCGGCTACTATGTTGCCGAGCGCGTCATTTTCATGAATACCTGGATTCGCCGCAGTACGCAATATCCTCGCTACCAACTGCGTCTTTTCCATCACGGTAAAGTCTGGTTTGCAGATTACGGTCATACGGAACGAGAAGTTTGCGACGGGGCAACAAGCTTTTTAAAAGAAACCTATCCTCACTACACTTGTAGTAAGGGTTTGAACCGCTGGATTGAAAAACATAACCGCTATTCCAGCGATGAAGCCAGAGAAACCCTATATCAACTAGAAAATGGAAACGTCAATTGGTGGCATTTGTTCTTTGGTAGTTCAGAAGTTGAACGTCGCCGCGCTTTGAAAGATTTGTCTTTGCGCTTACCCGCCAGACCCCTGCTACGTTTTTTGTATATGTACTTTATTTTGGGTGGTTGCTTGGATGGACGCGCTGGGTTGGCTTGGTGTACATTGCAGGCATTCTATGAGTATCTGATTTTGCTCAAAGTCTGGGAAATGAAGCATATGCCCACACCCAGCTTAGATACTGTTATTAGTCATTAG
- a CDS encoding YebC/PmpR family DNA-binding transcriptional regulator translates to MAGHSKWANIKRQKAVVDAKKGKTFTQLSRAIIVAARSGIPDPAGNFQLRTAIEKAKAAGIPNENIERAIAKGAGTFEGDGSQLETIRYEGYGPGGVAILIEALTDNRNRTAADLRAAFSKNGGNLGETGCVSWMFAQKGVCTVEGVEDEEKLLEASLEGGAESYEMTEDHTAEVFTEVTNLENLNQTLKENGFQVSDAELRWIPGNNVEVSDPDQARSLLKLIDTLEGLDDVQNVTANFEMPEQLMAVMA, encoded by the coding sequence ATGGCAGGACATAGTAAATGGGCCAATATTAAACGCCAGAAAGCAGTAGTGGATGCAAAAAAGGGTAAGACATTCACTCAGCTTTCGCGTGCGATTATCGTTGCTGCCAGAAGTGGCATCCCAGATCCAGCAGGGAATTTTCAACTTCGCACGGCAATAGAAAAGGCAAAAGCAGCTGGCATACCTAATGAAAATATTGAAAGAGCGATCGCCAAAGGTGCGGGTACTTTTGAAGGCGATGGTTCTCAACTGGAAACAATTCGTTACGAAGGTTATGGGCCTGGAGGAGTTGCGATCTTAATTGAAGCCCTCACAGATAATCGCAATCGTACAGCAGCTGATTTGCGTGCAGCTTTTAGTAAAAATGGCGGTAATCTTGGTGAAACAGGATGCGTTAGCTGGATGTTTGCTCAAAAAGGTGTTTGTACTGTTGAGGGAGTAGAAGACGAAGAAAAGCTTTTAGAAGCATCCCTAGAAGGCGGTGCCGAGTCTTATGAAATGACAGAAGATCACACTGCTGAGGTATTCACTGAGGTGACAAATTTAGAAAACCTCAACCAAACCCTAAAAGAAAATGGCTTTCAGGTTAGTGATGCCGAATTGCGCTGGATTCCAGGTAACAACGTAGAAGTCAGCGATCCAGATCAGGCGCGATCGCTGCTTAAATTAATTGATACCCTTGAAGGCTTGGATGATGTCCAAAACGTCACTGCTAATTTTGAAATGCCAGAACAACTAATGGCTGTTATGGCTTAG
- a CDS encoding P-II family nitrogen regulator, with translation MTNLGFPVQPAVLITIIGETVLKDRIVKLLKSHSVSGYTISQVQGEGGHGRRLADLAGYNTNIEIKTIVSLEVSDAILWALKEEQGKHALIAFRHNVEAFY, from the coding sequence ATGACAAACTTAGGCTTTCCTGTCCAACCTGCCGTCCTGATCACTATTATTGGTGAGACAGTACTCAAAGACCGTATTGTTAAGCTACTAAAAAGCCACAGTGTAAGCGGTTACACCATTAGTCAAGTACAAGGTGAGGGCGGGCATGGAAGACGCTTGGCAGACTTAGCAGGCTACAACACTAACATTGAAATTAAGACTATTGTTTCACTAGAAGTATCTGATGCTATCCTTTGGGCACTGAAAGAGGAACAGGGTAAGCACGCCTTAATCGCCTTTCGACACAATGTAGAAGCCTTCTATTAA
- a CDS encoding RNA recognition motif domain-containing protein, with protein sequence MSVYVGNLSYEVTEDSLNAVFAEYGSVKRVQLPTDRDTGRLRGFGFVEMGTDAEETAAIEALDGAEWMGRDLKVNKARPKEERGSFGGNRSNYGGRNRY encoded by the coding sequence ATGTCAGTTTATGTAGGTAATCTTTCTTACGAAGTTACAGAAGATAGTCTGAATGCTGTGTTTGCAGAATATGGTTCTGTCAAGCGGGTTCAGCTACCTACGGATCGTGACACGGGTCGTTTGCGCGGCTTTGGTTTTGTGGAAATGGGTACAGATGCTGAAGAAACAGCTGCCATTGAAGCTCTTGATGGTGCTGAGTGGATGGGTCGTGATTTGAAAGTAAATAAAGCTAGACCTAAAGAAGAAAGAGGCTCGTTTGGTGGCAACCGCAGTAATTACGGCGGACGTAACCGTTATTAA
- a CDS encoding FAD-dependent hydroxylase — MAQAQLSQTVSPSQVATDKRGYDYDLVIVGGGIIGLTLASALKYSGLSVLLIEAKVESAAVTKGQAYAVHMLSALIYQGIGVWDKILPQIEIYRRVRLSDADYPDVVEFTAADINTTDLGYVAEHQALLYPLREFVQDCPNVTYLCPAEVVSTHYHQDTVAIDIKVAGELRTVRSKLLVAADGSRSPIRQAAGIKTRGWKYWQSCIVAFVKPEKSHNNTAYEKFWSSGPFAILPLPGNRCRIVWTAPHEEAKALCALDDEQFLRELTRRFGDRMGKLELLGDRFIFQVQLMQSDRYALHRLALVGDAAHNCHPVGGQGLNLGIRDAAALAQVIQQAHQAGEDIGNIQILKRYERWRQRENLTILGFTDLLDRIFSNSFLPVMLVRRLGLWIVGRVPVLRVYTLKLMIGLKGRTPELAQR, encoded by the coding sequence ATGGCGCAAGCACAGCTTTCACAAACTGTTTCCCCAAGCCAAGTAGCTACAGACAAACGGGGATACGATTACGATTTGGTCATTGTCGGCGGCGGAATCATCGGCTTGACCTTAGCCTCTGCTTTAAAATATTCTGGGTTGAGTGTGCTGCTGATTGAAGCGAAAGTAGAATCGGCGGCGGTAACTAAGGGACAAGCTTACGCCGTACACATGCTGTCGGCGCTAATTTACCAAGGCATTGGAGTTTGGGACAAAATATTGCCCCAGATTGAAATTTACCGTCGCGTCCGCCTTTCTGATGCCGATTATCCAGATGTAGTAGAGTTTACAGCAGCAGATATCAATACAACAGATTTGGGCTATGTAGCAGAACACCAAGCGCTGTTGTACCCATTGCGGGAGTTTGTTCAAGACTGCCCGAATGTCACTTATCTGTGTCCGGCGGAAGTGGTAAGTACGCATTACCACCAAGATACAGTAGCAATAGATATCAAAGTGGCAGGGGAATTGCGGACAGTACGCAGCAAATTATTGGTGGCTGCTGATGGTTCGCGATCGCCCATTCGTCAGGCTGCTGGTATTAAAACCAGAGGCTGGAAATATTGGCAATCTTGTATTGTCGCATTTGTCAAACCAGAGAAATCTCACAACAACACTGCCTACGAGAAATTCTGGTCTAGCGGCCCATTTGCAATTTTACCTTTGCCAGGGAATCGCTGCCGGATTGTTTGGACTGCCCCCCACGAGGAAGCAAAAGCCCTGTGTGCTTTGGATGATGAGCAATTTTTAAGAGAATTAACTCGCCGTTTTGGCGATCGGATGGGCAAATTGGAACTACTCGGCGATCGCTTTATTTTTCAGGTGCAACTGATGCAAAGCGATCGCTATGCCTTACACCGATTGGCTTTAGTAGGAGATGCAGCACACAATTGTCATCCCGTCGGCGGTCAAGGTTTAAATTTGGGCATACGGGATGCAGCAGCTTTGGCACAGGTAATACAACAAGCCCATCAAGCTGGTGAAGATATTGGCAACATTCAAATCCTCAAACGCTACGAACGTTGGCGTCAGCGGGAGAACCTGACCATTTTAGGTTTTACTGACTTGTTAGACAGGATATTTTCTAATAGTTTCTTGCCTGTGATGCTAGTTCGTCGCCTGGGTTTATGGATTGTGGGGCGAGTGCCAGTGTTAAGAGTATATACTCTCAAGTTGATGATCGGTTTAAAAGGGCGTACTCCTGAATTAGCACAACGCTGA